Within the Candidatus Palauibacter australiensis genome, the region ACGCATCCGCAGCGGGTCGAACAGAAGAAGTACTGTCGCCGCTGCAACGGACATGAAATGCACAAGGAAACACGGTAAGGGGTTCGATTGGCCGGCATCGTCAGAAGAACCC harbors:
- the rpmG gene encoding 50S ribosomal protein L33 — translated: MRVRITLECARCKERNYSTTKNRRTHPQRVEQKKYCRRCNGHEMHKETR